The following are encoded in a window of Paenibacillus polymyxa genomic DNA:
- a CDS encoding LysR substrate-binding domain-containing protein, which yields MTLFDRAGKKIKITDAGKLLLQHSAHALKDLQQAKASIEELRTEQRGSLRIGIALPELEESLHEMLIHFHQSFPRVSLHIHPSFDVTEQLLDNRMDVGITLHSGTDERLVQLPLRTENYCLVVPVEHVFSNRSSITLDELRHVPWAMQPECHPGRRLIEKCFRDRGYPFATVLETNSIPSILHWVQEGLAVTLQTESLAAELDRSQFCTVPILCGVLQGQLELIYRSGRYQGEALKRLIEKIQAVLTVRSN from the coding sequence GCTTTTTGATCGTGCAGGTAAGAAGATTAAAATAACAGATGCCGGGAAGTTGTTGCTGCAACACAGTGCACATGCGCTCAAGGATTTGCAGCAAGCAAAGGCTTCCATTGAGGAGTTGCGCACCGAGCAACGCGGGAGTTTGCGGATTGGTATTGCATTACCGGAGCTGGAGGAGTCATTGCATGAAATGCTTATCCATTTTCATCAGTCATTTCCTAGAGTCAGCCTGCACATCCATCCATCATTTGATGTAACAGAACAGCTGCTGGATAACCGAATGGATGTTGGCATTACGCTGCATTCGGGTACGGATGAAAGGCTTGTCCAGCTTCCTCTTCGTACGGAGAACTACTGTCTTGTTGTTCCGGTAGAGCATGTGTTTTCCAACCGTTCTTCCATTACGCTGGACGAATTGAGGCATGTACCCTGGGCGATGCAGCCAGAGTGTCATCCCGGCAGGAGGCTGATTGAGAAGTGCTTCCGGGATCGCGGGTATCCCTTTGCAACCGTCTTGGAGACAAATTCCATACCTTCAATCCTGCACTGGGTGCAGGAGGGACTTGCCGTAACCCTACAGACGGAGTCCCTTGCGGCAGAATTGGATCGCTCACAATTTTGCACTGTACCTATTTTGTGCGGCGTGCTCCAGGGTCAGCTAGAGTTGATTTATCGGTCTGGCCGTTATCAGGGAGAAGCATTGAAGCGATTAATTGAAAAGATACAAGCTGTACTAACAGTGCGTTCCAACTAG